Part of the Streptomyces sp. NBC_01264 genome, CCGGCTGGCTGGCCCTGGTGTTCGGGGAGTCCATCAACGCCGACGCCGGGATCGGGTTCCTGATGAACCAGGCCCGCGAGTTCTTCCGCACCGACGTCATCGTCGTCTGCCTCGTCGTCTACGCCTTCCTCGGCCTCACCGCCGACCTCATCGTCCGCGCTCTCGAAAGGCTGCTGCTGCAATGGCGACCGACCTTCACCGGCCAGTGACCGCCACCGCCGCCACCCTCTCGGCGGACCCGGCCGTCCCGGCGGACCCCGCGAACCTTGCCGACCCGGCCGATACCGCCGTACGGGTCCGGGGGCTGACCCGGGCCTTCGACGGCCGGGCCGTCATCGACGGACTCGATCTGACCTTGCGCGCAGGGCAGTTCACCGTGCTCCTCGGCCGCAGCGGTTGCGGGAAGTCCACCCTGCTGCGAGTGCTCGCCGGCCTGGACCGGGAGATCGAGGGCGAGGTCCTGGTGCCCGAGCGCCGGGCGGTGGCCTTCCAGGCTCCCCGGCTGATGCCCTGGAAGCGGGTCTGGCGCAATGTGCTGCTCGGCCTGCCCGGGCGCCCCGAACGCGAGCGGGCGGAGCGGGCGTTGGCCGAGGTCGGGCTGGAGCACCGCACCGACGCCTGGCCGAAGACCCTGTCCGGCGGCGAGGCGCAGCGGGCCTCCCTGGCCCGCGCCCTGGTCCGGGAGCCCGATCTGCTGCTGCTGGACGAGCCGTTCGGCGCGCTCGACGCGCTGACCCGGATCAACGCCCAGCGGCTGGTCGCCGAGCTGTGGCAGCGGCGCGGCTGCGCGGTGCTGCTGGTCACGCACGACGTCGACGAGGCGGTGCTGCTGGCCGACCGCGTGCTCGTGATGGACGAGGGCCGCATCGCCCACGACACCGAAGTGCCGCTGGAGCGGCCGCGCTCGGTCGGCGACCCCGGTTTCGCCGCGCTGCGCGCCCGGCTGCTGGCCGAGCTCGGCGTCAGCTGAGCCGCGTCCGGCCCTTCCGCTCCCCCTGCTCCCCCTGCCCCCTGTCCCCCTGCCCTGGTTCCCGTACGAGAGATCGAAGAGAAGCGACATGAGACGTCACACCCTGCCCCTGATCGCCGCGCTGCTTCCGCTGTCGCTGGTCCTGACCGCCTGCGGCGGCAGTTCGGCCGCCGACACCAGTTCCGGCGCGAAGGACGGCGCGAAGAGCGGCGCCAAGGTGACCCTCAACGTGGGTGACCAGAAGGGCGGCTACGAGTCGCTGCTGCGGGCCGCCGGTGAACTGGAGAAGATCGACTACGAGATCAAGTGGTCCACCTTCACCTCCGGCCCCCCGCTGCTGGAGGCCGTCAACGCCAAGGCCGTCGACATCGGCGGTGTGGGCAACACCCCGCCGGTGTTCGCCGCCGCGGCCAAGTCGAAGATCACGGTGGTGGGCGCCTCCCACGGCTCCTCCGCCGGCGAGGCGATCCTCGTACCCAAGGGTTCCGCCCTCCAGACCCCCGCCGAGCTGCGCGGCAAGAAGATCGCGGTGGCGCAGGGCAGTTCGGCCCACTTCCAGCTGATCGCGAGCCTCCAGCAGGCCGGCCTGACCCCGGCCGACGTGCAGATCACCCTGCTCCAGCCCGCCGACGCGCTGGCCGCCTTCAACAGCGGCAAGGTCGACGCCTGGGCGGTCTGGGACCCGTACACCTCCCAGGTGCTGCGCTCGGGCGCCCGCATCCTGACGAGCGGCGAGGGGGTGGTCAACGGGCTCTCCTTCCAGGTGGCGGCGCCCGGCGCGCTGGCGGACGAGGGCAAGGGGAAGGCCATCGGGGACTTCCTCCAGCGCCTCCAGCGGGCCCAGGACTGGGTGTTCAAGCACCCGGAGGAGTGGGCCAAGGTCTGGGCGAAGGAGACCGGGCTGCCGTACGAGGTGGCCTTCGACGCGGTGAAGCGGAGCAACGGCACCCGGGTGCCGGTCGCCGTGGACGATGCGGCCGTGGCCTCCGAGCAGAAGATCGCCGACACCTTCACCGAGCTCAAGCTGATCCCGGGCAAGGTCGTCTTCAAGGACTTCGTCGACACCCGCTTCAACGGGAACCTGCCGCCCTCCACCACCCCCGCGCGCACGTACGGGAAGGACTCCTGATGACGGTACGACTGCACTGGTTCCTGCCCACCGGCGGCGACGGCCGCACCCTGGTCGACCGGCACGCCTACGCCAACAACCACGCCGCCGCCGGGGTGCGCGAGCCCGACATCGAGTACCTCGCCCAGATCGCGAAGGCGGCCGAGCGGCTCGGCTTCGAGGCGGTGCTGACCCCGACCGGCACCTGGTGCGAGGACGCCTGGCTGACGACGGTGGCGCTCGCGCAGCACACCGAGCGGCTGAAGTTCCTGGTGGCCTTCCGGCCGGGAGTGATCTCGCCGACACTGGCCGCGCAGATGGCGGCGACGTACCAGCGGATCACGCGCGGGCGGCTGCTGCTCAACGTGGTGACGGGCGGCGACTCGGCGGAGCAGCGACGGTTCGGCGACCATCTCGGCCACGATCTGCGGTACGCGCGCACGGCCGAGTTCCTCTCGGTCGTCCGCGGGGTCTGGGGCGGGCAGCCCTTCGATTTCCACGGCGAGCACTACCGGATCGACGGCGGCCTGACGGCGCTGCCGCCCGACCCGCTGCCGGAGATCTTCTTCGGCGGGTCCTCGGCCGCGGCGGGTCCGGTGGCCGCCGAGCACGCGGACGTGTACCTGACGTGGGGCGAGCGGCCGCAGGAGGTGAAGGAGAAGATCGACTGGATCCGTTCGCTGGCCGAGGAACGGGGCCGGACGGTGAAGTTCGGCATCCGGCTGCACACCATCTCCCGGGATTCGGCGAAGGAGGCCTGGTCGGCGGCAGACCGGCTGCTCGGCGACCTGGACGACGCGTCCATCGCCACGGCGCAGGCGGCGCTGGGCGCGAGCGAGTCGGTGGGCCAGCAGCGGATGCTGGCCCTGCACGGCGATTCGCGCGACAAGCTGGAGATCTCCCCGAACCTGTGGGCCGGGGTCGGCCTGGTGCGCGGGGGCGCCGGCACCGCCCTGGTCGGCAGCCACGGGGACGTGGCGGACCGGATCGAGGAGTACCACGCGCTCGGGATCGAGAACTTCGTACTGTCGGGCTATCCGCACCTGGAGGAGGCCTACTGGTTCGGCGAGGGGGTGACTCCGGAGCTCGCGTCGCGCGGGCTGCTCGCGCGCTGAGCCGGCGGGGGCGGGGCTGAGGTCCCGGTCCCGGACCGGGGTCCGGGAAGATCTCGACTCCACCCCCAGTTAGTAGAACCGTGAACGATTTCGCGGTGCAGGACGTGGACGTGGTGGTCGTGGGCGCGGGGCAGGCGGGACTGTCCAGCGCCTACCACCTGGCCCGGGCGGGCATCGGCCACGTGGTCCTGGACCACGCGCCGCGCCCCGGCGGCGCGTGGCAGTTCCGCTGGCCCTCGCTCACCTACGGCAAGGTCCACGGCATGCACGCGCTGCCCGGGATGGAACTGACCGGCGCCGATCCTCTGCGGCCGTCCTCCGAGGTGATCGCGGAGTACTTCGCCGCCTACGAGGACCGTTTCGACCTGCGCGTACGCCGGCCCGTGGACGTCACCGCCGTACGCGACGGGGAGGGCGGCCGGCTGATCGTGGAATCCCGGTCGGGTACCTGGTCGGCGCGGGCGCTGATCAACGCCACCGGGACCTGGGACCGGCCGTTCTGGCCCCGCTACCCGGGGCAGGAGCTCTTCCACGGCCGCCAGCTGCACACGGCGAACTACCCGGGACCGGCGGAGTTCGCCGGAGCCCGGGTCGTCGTGGTGGGTGGCGGCACCTCGGCGGTGCAGCACCTGCTGGAGATCGCCGAGGTGGCGGCGGAGACCACCTGGGTCACCCGCCGGCCCCCGGTGTTCCGCGACGGGAGCTTCGGCGAGGAGCAGGGCCGTGCGGCGGTGGCCCTGGTGGAGGACCGGGTACGACAGGGCCTGCCGCCCCGGAGCGTGGTCAGCGTCACCGGGCTGCCGCTGAACGAGGCGGTCCGGGGCGGGCTGGAGTCGGGGGTCCTGGACCGCCTCCCGATGTTCGACCACCTCACGAAGACGGGGGTCGCCTGGTCGGACGGCAGCCGCGTGGACGCGGACGTGATCCTGTGGGCCACCGGCTTCCGCCCGGTCATCGACCACCTGGCTCCGCTGCGCCTGCGCGAGCCGGGCGGCGGCATCCGGCTCGACGGCACCCGCGCGGTCCGCGACGCACGGATCCACCTGGTCGGATACGGCCCCTCGGCCTCCACCATCGGCGCCAACCGGGCCGGCGGCGCCGCGGTCCGCGAGCTCCGCCGCCTGCTCGCCCGCACCGGGGCCGGGGTCAGCTAGGGGACGTCTGGTCGATCAGGAGGAGACGTCTTGTCGATCAGGCCGCGCACGCGGACCGCTCAGGTGGCGCGCGAGGCCGACCGGAGCCGGTTGAACTCGGCCACGTGCCGCTTGTGTTCCTCGTACGTCGCCGAGAAGCGGGTGTCCCCCTGCTTCACGGTGACGAAGAAGAGCCAGTCCCCCGGTGTCGGGGCCACCGCGGCGGCCAAGGCCTGCAGGCCGGGGCTGTCGATCGGGGTGGGCGGCAGGCCCTGGCGTTCGTACGTGTTGAAGGGGCTGTCGATCTTCGTCTC contains:
- a CDS encoding LLM class flavin-dependent oxidoreductase — encoded protein: MTVRLHWFLPTGGDGRTLVDRHAYANNHAAAGVREPDIEYLAQIAKAAERLGFEAVLTPTGTWCEDAWLTTVALAQHTERLKFLVAFRPGVISPTLAAQMAATYQRITRGRLLLNVVTGGDSAEQRRFGDHLGHDLRYARTAEFLSVVRGVWGGQPFDFHGEHYRIDGGLTALPPDPLPEIFFGGSSAAAGPVAAEHADVYLTWGERPQEVKEKIDWIRSLAEERGRTVKFGIRLHTISRDSAKEAWSAADRLLGDLDDASIATAQAALGASESVGQQRMLALHGDSRDKLEISPNLWAGVGLVRGGAGTALVGSHGDVADRIEEYHALGIENFVLSGYPHLEEAYWFGEGVTPELASRGLLAR
- a CDS encoding FAD-dependent oxidoreductase is translated as MQDVDVVVVGAGQAGLSSAYHLARAGIGHVVLDHAPRPGGAWQFRWPSLTYGKVHGMHALPGMELTGADPLRPSSEVIAEYFAAYEDRFDLRVRRPVDVTAVRDGEGGRLIVESRSGTWSARALINATGTWDRPFWPRYPGQELFHGRQLHTANYPGPAEFAGARVVVVGGGTSAVQHLLEIAEVAAETTWVTRRPPVFRDGSFGEEQGRAAVALVEDRVRQGLPPRSVVSVTGLPLNEAVRGGLESGVLDRLPMFDHLTKTGVAWSDGSRVDADVILWATGFRPVIDHLAPLRLREPGGGIRLDGTRAVRDARIHLVGYGPSASTIGANRAGGAAVRELRRLLARTGAGVS
- a CDS encoding ABC transporter substrate-binding protein; translation: MRRHTLPLIAALLPLSLVLTACGGSSAADTSSGAKDGAKSGAKVTLNVGDQKGGYESLLRAAGELEKIDYEIKWSTFTSGPPLLEAVNAKAVDIGGVGNTPPVFAAAAKSKITVVGASHGSSAGEAILVPKGSALQTPAELRGKKIAVAQGSSAHFQLIASLQQAGLTPADVQITLLQPADALAAFNSGKVDAWAVWDPYTSQVLRSGARILTSGEGVVNGLSFQVAAPGALADEGKGKAIGDFLQRLQRAQDWVFKHPEEWAKVWAKETGLPYEVAFDAVKRSNGTRVPVAVDDAAVASEQKIADTFTELKLIPGKVVFKDFVDTRFNGNLPPSTTPARTYGKDS
- a CDS encoding ABC transporter ATP-binding protein, which codes for MATDLHRPVTATAATLSADPAVPADPANLADPADTAVRVRGLTRAFDGRAVIDGLDLTLRAGQFTVLLGRSGCGKSTLLRVLAGLDREIEGEVLVPERRAVAFQAPRLMPWKRVWRNVLLGLPGRPERERAERALAEVGLEHRTDAWPKTLSGGEAQRASLARALVREPDLLLLDEPFGALDALTRINAQRLVAELWQRRGCAVLLVTHDVDEAVLLADRVLVMDEGRIAHDTEVPLERPRSVGDPGFAALRARLLAELGVS